The genomic stretch ATCGGCCCCCTCGTGTGGGGCTTCACCCTGCTCATCCGCCCGGTGCGCTGGTGGCGCCTGGCCCTCACCTATCTGGTGCCCATCCTCCCCTTGCTCATTCTCTGGGATGGGGTGGTGTCGTCGCTGCGGACCTATGCTCCCGAGGACCTTGAGAGGCTGACCACAGGGCTCGGCGGTGACGGGTACCGCTGGAGCAGCGGGGTGCATCGCGTGCAGGGGATGGCGATCACCTACCTCATTGGGCAGCCCGTGTAGCCAGGGCCTGGTCACGGGCTGCCGGACGCTTACTCCTGAGGCGCAGCGGCTGCCTGCGCGTCCAGCGCCGCCTGCAGGTAATCCCGGCGCCGCTCGAAGCGATCCTGCGGGACGCCCCAGTCACCGGTCATCTTGCTCTCGTCCGCGAGCAGGTCGTGGAGCCCCTGGAGATCATTGTTGACGAGGTGCTGCTGAATCTCCGTCCGGGTGGAGGGCTTGTAGTCGCCCCGGTAGAGCAGATCCACGGCGACGTCCTTGATGGCGGGATCCAGGTTGTCAAAGTCGACGCTGCCGTACTTGGCGACCGTGTCGTCCTTGTTGGAGATCCGCTCCACCTCCGACTCGTAGTGGTCGTACACCTTGGTGAACAGTTCCTTCTGGGCCGCGGGGCTGATTTCGATGGCGGCCACATCCTCCCGCTTGGTGAAGTCGGAGGCCGCCTTGCCCTCCAACCCCGCGCCCTGGGCCAGCAGCTCGGCGTCGGCATCGGGCACGCCCGCGGCGATCAGATCCGAGCGAACGGTCTCCTCCGACCGCCCCTTCATGTCGTAGCCGCGGCCGATGGTGACCCCGGACGCGCCCCCGGGCCAATGGGCCTCGCGGCTGAAGTAGGCCCCCCTCGTCTCGAGCCCCTCGGCATCGAACGTCAGCTGCCCCTTGGGCACTTCGAAGTCGCTGACGAAGGTCTGCGGCGTGGGGTTCAGGGGAGTGGCCCCCAGGAGCTCGGGCGCCGCCTCGAGGGCCTTGGCGGGATCGAAGGCCGCCGCGTCCATCGGCTGGTTCCGGATCGGGGTGGACGACATGAGGTTCGGCATCGACGCGACGTTCTTGGCCTGCTCGAACGTGCTCTGATCGAAGTTCACCGTCGGGGTCTTGGCGACGGGGTTGCTCTGGGCCACGTCCGGGGTGGTCTTGTTGACGCTGGTGGTGGCGTTCGCCGAGGACG from Stigmatella aurantiaca encodes the following:
- a CDS encoding pesticin C-terminus-like muramidase, whose amino-acid sequence is MGVDSTRGSSSGSSSVSSRSSTSQSSSANATTSVNKTTPDVAQSNPVAKTPTVNFDQSTFEQAKNVASMPNLMSSTPIRNQPMDAAAFDPAKALEAAPELLGATPLNPTPQTFVSDFEVPKGQLTFDAEGLETRGAYFSREAHWPGGASGVTIGRGYDMKGRSEETVRSDLIAAGVPDADAELLAQGAGLEGKAASDFTKREDVAAIEISPAAQKELFTKVYDHYESEVERISNKDDTVAKYGSVDFDNLDPAIKDVAVDLLYRGDYKPSTRTEIQQHLVNNDLQGLHDLLADESKMTGDWGVPQDRFERRRDYLQAALDAQAAAAPQE